Proteins encoded in a region of the Perognathus longimembris pacificus isolate PPM17 chromosome 11, ASM2315922v1, whole genome shotgun sequence genome:
- the LOC125360150 gene encoding flavin-containing monooxygenase 5-like: MAKKRIAVIGAGISGLGAIKCCLDEDLEPTCFERNDDIGGLWKFQKNPSEKIPSIYKSVTINTSKEMMCFSDFPIPDHFPNYMHNTKLMDYFRMYAKHFSLLNYIRFKTKVCSVQKRPDFPISGQWDVVVEKDEKQETFFFDGILVCSGHHTDPYLPLSSFPGIEKFEGCFIHSREYKSPEDFVGKRIIVVGIGNSGVDIAVELSHVAKQVFLSTRRGSWILHRVWENGYPMDSSFFTRFNSFLQKTLTTSVINNYLEKILNSRFDHAHYGLQPKHRLLSQHPTVSDDLPNHIISGRVQVKPNVKEFTETDAIFEDGTVEENVDVVVFATGYSFSFPFLDGLIEVANNEVSLYKLMFPPNLEKPTLAVIGLIQPLGIVLPIAELQSRWATRVFKELSKLPSTKTMMSDIAQRKRAMDKRYVKTARHTIQVDHIEYMDEIATLVGVKPNLLLLFLSDPKLAVEVFFGPCTPYQYRLQGPGKWAGARRAILTQRERIIKPLKTRIISEDSHSASWLSWIKMATLGLAFWSSLVLLLHCPLAHKQPSLRGTGQKHSTAELHRGLTQEQDRSLLQIL, translated from the exons AAAAATCCTTCAGAGAAAATACCCAGTATCTACAAATCTGTGACCATCAACACTTCCAAGGAGATGATGTGCTTTAGTGACTTCCCCATACCTGATCATTTCCCCAACTATATGCATAACACGAAACTCATGGACTACTTTAGGATGTATGCCAAACACTTCAGTCTTCTGAATTACATTCGCTTTAAG acTAAAGTGTGCAGTGTGCAGAAGCGTCCAGACTTCCCCATCAGTGGACAATGGGATGTTGTTGTggagaaagatgaaaaacaagAAACCTTTTTCTTCGATGGAATCTTAGTCTGCAGTGGACATCACACAGACCCCTACTtacccctttcctccttcccag gCATTGAGAAATTTGAAGGCTGTTTTATCCACAGCAGAGAATATAAAAGTCCTGAGGACTTTGTAGGAAAGAGAATTATAGTGGTGGGTATTGGAAATTCTGGTGTGGATATTGCTGTGGAGCTCAGTCATGTGGCAAAAcag gtgttcctcagcaccagaagAGGATCCTGGATATTGCACCGCGTTTGGGAGAATGGTTATCCCAtggatagttcatttttcacTCGGTTTAATAGCTTTCTCCAGAAAACATTAACTACGTCAGTGATTAATAACTATCTGGAGAAAATACTGAACTCCAGATTCGATCATGCCCACTATGGCCTGCAGCCCAAGCatag ACTTCTCAGTCAGCATCCAACTGTCAGTGATGATCTGCCAAATCACATAATTTCTGGAAGAGTCCAAGTGAAGCCTAATGTGAAGGAATTCACAGAAACAGATGCCATTTTTGAAGATGGCACTGTAGAAGAGAATGTGGATGTTGTAGTTTTTGCTACAGGatactctttctcttttcctttccttgatgGTCTGATTGAAGTGGCTAATAACGAAGTGTCCTTGTATAAACTGATGTTTCCTCCCAACTTGGAAAAGCCAACATTAGCTGTCATTGGGCTCATCCAGCCACTGGGCATTGTTCTGCCTATTGCAGAACTCCAGTCTCGCTGGGCTACACGAGTGTTTAAAG AGCTAAGCAAATTACCCTCAACAAAGACCATGATGTCTGACATTGCTCAAAGGAAAAGGGCTATGGATAAACG TTATGTGAAAACAGCCCGGCACACGATCCAAGTGGACCACATTGAGTACATGGATGAGATTGCCACCTTGGTGGGAGTGAAACCCAATCTGCTGCTCCTCTTTCTCTCAGATCCAAAGCTGGCTGTGGAGGTTTTCTTTGGCCCCTGCACCCCATATCAGTACCGCCTGCAGGGGCCAGGGAAATGGGCTGGAGCACGGAGAGCCATCCTGACCCAGAGAGAGCGAATCATTAAGCCCCTGAAGACTCGCATTATCAGTGAAGATAGTCACTCAgcctcttggctctcttggatAAAGATGGCAACACTTGGCCTGGCATTTTGG AGTAGCCTTGTTCTTCTGCTACACTGTCCCTTGGCACACAAGCAACCCAGTCTAAGGGGGACAGGACAGAAGCACTCGACAGCAGAGCTGCACAGGGGACTGACCCAGGAACAAGACCGCTCCCTTCTTCAAATACTGTGA